Below is a genomic region from Sorghum bicolor cultivar BTx623 chromosome 9, Sorghum_bicolor_NCBIv3, whole genome shotgun sequence.
TGTTCGCCTCAATGGAGTCCAGCCAGTTATATTCTTGTTTCTGTTAAGGTCGTTGCCCTTTTCTGCATGTGTTTCTTCCCCCTTTTATCCTACAATGCATTATAGATGTTATTTTCTTTTGTCATTAGCAAATTTCCAATTTCCAATGAAAGAAAACCATCAAACAGGCAATGGTTAACATGCAgagtttcttttattctttatgtATATAAACTTCCTATACAGTTGATGATGGTCCTTAGTGCAGCGAAAGGGTGCTGTAGTTTTGTGCTAGTAGTTACAAGCCAGAAAGCTCTTGTTCTGGCATCAATGTCAAATCAGTGAAACTGTCACAACACATTCTTTTGCAACCATTCAATTGAGTTTGAGAAGTAGCTCTTTTAAGATATGTTTTAGTCTGAACCTTGTGGGAGTTACTAAAGTGTGCACAAGCACAATTATAGATTTATATTGAATTACCATACATCAATAGAATGTAAATCTACTGATATGTACGGATGATTTTAAAATCTGAAGTGGGTTAATGTTGCTTCATGAATGTTTCAAGAATTGTTGTCTCCCCCAACTTCTTTGGTTCTGTGACTTGAGTCAATTCATAGGAATACCTATTTCTGTTAGAGCTGATTGGACATCTCATAAAGAGAAGAATATCGTATTTGAATGTTTGTTTGTTTACACCTTTTTGTGGCTTGCCTCTTATCAGTTGAATTGACCATGCCTTTATCTTTTGTTCAGGATCATTATCATTATCAAACTTGATGTTCTGCAAACTGAGTGTGCTATAATTGGAGACCCTAAACCCTATGATGTGAGAATCCAACCTAATAATGAGCAGGGCACCAACATTCCGGCCAATTCTGCTCAAGCTAATACAGGAACATATTCCAGCGGCCCTGGTATGCTGGGATCTTCTGCTGCTCCAAGGCCAGTGCAAGATGCTAACAATGTACCATATGGATCTTCTGCTGCTCCAAGGCCAGTGCAAGATGCTAACAATGTACCATACGGATCTTCTGCTGCTCCAAGGCCAGTGCAAGATGCTAATAATAATGTACCATATGGTGGATCCTATGGTGGTTATCAGGGTACGGTGGTCCCTCCAGTTGGTCGTGCAGTAGAATCTGTTCCCAATGTGGCATCTGGTGTATCTTATGGTACGACTTTGGCACATAATAATACAATGAATGTGGGCATGGTGCAGTCAAACTTGCAGCAGCCTTCACTGGAttctcatcagaaccaaaggtTTGCAGTTCCTTCCATGGCTGGTGGCAGTGGTGCTCCTGGGAATACATACGGCCAACCTGCACAGTCCTTTTATCAGCAACCGCCTCCAGGGCATATGAATAGAAACCCTGTGTCTAAGAATGATGCAAGTCGTCTTGTCCCAGTGGCTCATTTGAACCCCTATCAAAACACATGGACAATCAAGGCTAGGGTGACTgcaaaaactgatctcaggCACTACAACAACAAGAATGGTGCTGGAAAAGTCTTCTCCTTTGATATCCTTGATGGACAGGGTGGAGAAATCCGTGTAACATGCTTCAATGCGCAGGCTGATCAGTTTTTTGACCTCATTGAGGTTGATAAGGTGTACCTGATATCTAAAGGGTCAGTGAAAGCAGCACAGAAGAAGTTTAACTCTTTGAATCACGAGTATGAAATAGCTCTGGATTTCAGATCATCTATCGAAGTatgtgttgatgatgatagcaACATCCCTAGGCCGCATTATAATTTCCGGCAGATAAGCGAAATTGAGAACCTTGAGGCAGGTACTATTGTGGACTTGATTGGAATTGTTACATCAGTTGGCCCTTCTGGCACAATAATCCGAAAGCTTGATAACTCGGAAGTCCAGAAAAGAAATCTTCAACTAAAAGACATGTCTGGTCGAAGCATAGAACTTACCTTATGGGGAAAGTTCTGTGATGCTGAAGGCCAGCAGCTGCAGTTGCAGTGTGATTCTGGTCTGAATCCTGTTCTAGCTTTGAAAGGTGCTCGAGTTACTGAATTCAGTGGTAAATCTGTCAACACAACCGGCTCAACTCATGTAAAAGTAGACCCAGACTTTCCTGAGGCTGAGAGTCTGCGGCGATGGTATGCAACTGAAGGGAAGACAGCTGCTTGTGTTTCTTTGTCAGTGGTAAGTATGGGCAGGACTGATGTCCGGAAAGCAGTGGCTCAGATCAAGGATGAAGATCTGGGTCGATCAGAGAAGCCAGACTTTATCACTGTTAAAGGTGCAATTTCACATCTGACCACTGATAATTTTTGTTATCCTGCTTGCACCTTGGAGGTGAACGGTAAGGTGTGCAACAAAAAGGTAATAAATAATGGTGATGGAACATGGCAGTGTGACAAATGCGACAAGAGCTTACCAAATTGTGAGTATAGATACTTGTTGCAGTGCCAGGTCCAGGACCACACTGGGGTCACCTATGCTACTGCATTCCAAGAGGCTGGTATTGAGATTGTTGGCCACAGCGCCTACGAGCTCTACAACATAAGAGAAGAAGACCCAGAAAGATTTGCTGAGATCTTACAGGGGGTTCGCTGGCAGCAGTTTCTATTCAAACTGAAAGTCTATGAGGAGACCTATAACGATGAGCACCGTGTCAAGTGCAACATTTTGAGAGCGGAGAAGCTGGATCCAGCAAAAGAGAGTTCTTACCTTCTGGGGGTAATCAATGGCCTATTGCAGGATGATACTGGCTCACCTTCTGAGGCGCAAGGCCCCATGGCCTATAATGCTGGTCTTAGCAACACTGGCGCCGGACGAAGCGTGCCAACCTCCAACAGTGCCTACACTACCAATATGAGTGGTCCTAGGTATGGGGAGTCAGCGAACCAGTTTGCGCAGCAAGCAAACACGTATATTGGGGCGTCCACTCCAGTGTCGGCGACACGGAATGTGCAGACCTGCATGTCTTG
It encodes:
- the LOC8068670 gene encoding replication protein A 70 kDa DNA-binding subunit C, which produces MAAQLTTGAVAAVSEHADGNGTLQPVLQVVDVRIVPNVKSATNQERFRMLLSDGTHTMQSMLSTSENARIRDGIIKKGSIVHLHEFTCSTIQHRRIIIIIKLDVLQTECAIIGDPKPYDVRIQPNNEQGTNIPANSAQANTGTYSSGPGMLGSSAAPRPVQDANNVPYGSSAAPRPVQDANNVPYGSSAAPRPVQDANNNVPYGGSYGGYQGTVVPPVGRAVESVPNVASGVSYGTTLAHNNTMNVGMVQSNLQQPSLDSHQNQRFAVPSMAGGSGAPGNTYGQPAQSFYQQPPPGHMNRNPVSKNDASRLVPVAHLNPYQNTWTIKARVTAKTDLRHYNNKNGAGKVFSFDILDGQGGEIRVTCFNAQADQFFDLIEVDKVYLISKGSVKAAQKKFNSLNHEYEIALDFRSSIEVCVDDDSNIPRPHYNFRQISEIENLEAGTIVDLIGIVTSVGPSGTIIRKLDNSEVQKRNLQLKDMSGRSIELTLWGKFCDAEGQQLQLQCDSGLNPVLALKGARVTEFSGKSVNTTGSTHVKVDPDFPEAESLRRWYATEGKTAACVSLSVVSMGRTDVRKAVAQIKDEDLGRSEKPDFITVKGAISHLTTDNFCYPACTLEVNGKVCNKKVINNGDGTWQCDKCDKSLPNCEYRYLLQCQVQDHTGVTYATAFQEAGIEIVGHSAYELYNIREEDPERFAEILQGVRWQQFLFKLKVYEETYNDEHRVKCNILRAEKLDPAKESSYLLGVINGLLQDDTGSPSEAQGPMAYNAGLSNTGAGRSVPTSNSAYTTNMSGPRYGESANQFAQQANTYIGASTPVSATRNVQTCMSCGSSGHNAQNCPAGMYKQQPAASTASSYGSSQPRNTGPRPCFKCNQIGHFADSCPLLAPAPQQQQQQYRSGGASSGGYGQQQYRSGGASSGGYGQQQSYLGATNY